In Streptomyces sp. NBC_00878, a single window of DNA contains:
- a CDS encoding SHOCT domain-containing protein has product MSGSMNLAYDFPVLGAFWAIMWFFLWIMWFVLLFRVIVDIFRDDDLSGWAKTGWLLFAIVLPFLGVFVYVIARGKDMGKREQGHARAKQEQTERYIRETAGSAGASEADELAKLAEIRAKGDITDEEYRRAKEKVLH; this is encoded by the coding sequence ATGAGCGGCAGCATGAACCTGGCCTACGACTTTCCCGTCCTGGGGGCTTTCTGGGCGATCATGTGGTTCTTCCTGTGGATCATGTGGTTCGTCCTGCTCTTCCGCGTCATCGTGGACATCTTCCGTGACGACGACCTGAGCGGATGGGCCAAGACCGGATGGCTCCTCTTCGCCATCGTCCTCCCCTTCCTGGGCGTCTTCGTCTACGTCATCGCCCGGGGCAAGGACATGGGCAAGCGCGAGCAGGGCCACGCCAGGGCCAAGCAGGAGCAGACGGAGCGGTACATCCGCGAGACCGCAGGCAGCGCGGGCGCCAGCGAGGCGGACGAACTCGCCAAGCTCGCCGAGATCCGCGCCAAGGGCGACATCACCGACGAGGAGTACCGCCGGGCCAAGGAGAAGGTCCTCCACTGA
- a CDS encoding PIN domain-containing protein: MIYLLDTSGLVRLLRDPKLQSAWYDAIDAGAVASCYVQRAEFLHSARNGREYDEIVEMFTDLYADVAVPKNAGRWIGAVQHRMARAGEHRSASAVDLVIAATAAHHGLAVLHDDADYRAIARHASDLTEHNIHDVA, encoded by the coding sequence GTGATCTACCTGCTCGACACGTCCGGCCTGGTCCGGCTGCTCCGCGATCCCAAACTGCAGTCGGCCTGGTACGACGCGATCGATGCCGGAGCCGTCGCCTCCTGTTACGTGCAACGCGCCGAGTTCCTCCACAGCGCCCGGAACGGACGCGAGTACGACGAGATCGTTGAGATGTTCACGGACCTCTATGCCGATGTGGCGGTGCCGAAGAACGCGGGACGTTGGATCGGCGCGGTGCAACACCGTATGGCCCGGGCCGGGGAGCATCGCAGCGCCTCAGCGGTGGACCTCGTCATCGCCGCCACCGCGGCCCACCACGGCCTGGCTGTCCTCCACGACGATGCCGACTACCGCGCTATTGCCCGGCACGCATCCGACCTGACCGAGCACAACATCCACGATGTCGCCTGA
- a CDS encoding DUF5133 domain-containing protein, with protein sequence MTVVAHPSLLRELVERCETLRRQAVSGGSPAVARRLEDATYTLCVVTGTRQLDAALSVARRQLADAMTRQQPLHR encoded by the coding sequence ATGACGGTGGTGGCACACCCTTCGCTTCTGCGGGAGCTGGTCGAGCGGTGCGAGACGCTCAGACGGCAAGCGGTGTCCGGCGGCAGCCCGGCGGTCGCGCGCCGGCTCGAGGACGCGACGTACACGCTGTGCGTGGTCACCGGCACCCGCCAGTTGGATGCGGCGCTGTCCGTGGCCCGTCGGCAGTTGGCCGACGCCATGACACGACAACAGCCTCTTCACCGCTGA
- a CDS encoding type II toxin-antitoxin system VapB family antitoxin translates to MSVTQIDIDDDALERAMALSKVRTKKEAVNLALHFYAEQQERAARISRHFERAREWGAVEDAERLHRAEKHSR, encoded by the coding sequence ATGTCTGTGACCCAGATCGACATCGATGACGACGCCCTGGAGCGTGCCATGGCTCTGTCGAAGGTCAGGACCAAGAAGGAGGCGGTCAATCTCGCTCTGCACTTCTACGCCGAGCAGCAGGAGCGTGCGGCGCGGATCAGCCGTCACTTCGAGCGTGCGCGTGAGTGGGGTGCCGTCGAGGATGCCGAACGGCTGCACCGGGCGGAGAAGCACAGCCGGTGA
- a CDS encoding diacylglycerol kinase family protein, producing the protein MSDSRSVLAPRWAARVAVIAAIGAITVLLLFAGFDSLLLVLVGAAGLAVTAAGLWWALVHTGPVRVLGGALALAAPAAVVVLYVRAGLLWVVLVSLALWVLAVFCGRVALAGTEAAPARSPQRPLAPPRHPYLIMNPRSGGGKVGRFRLREKAEALGAEVYVLDVTRRQDVAALARRAADAGADLLGVAGGDGTQALVAAVAAERDLPFMVISAGTRNHFALDLGLDRDDPSKCLDALTDGVELRIDLGFINDRVFVNNASFGAYAAVVQSPAYRDDKVRTTLQMLPDLLTHENGPRLAVRAEGVTVEQPQAVLVSNNPYRMDDPAGLGHRERLDSGVLGVLGVKVDNAAQAAGMLRGRRAPGLAQLTAREVVVDADADTVPVGVDGEALNLLTPVRCRIRPRALRVRVPRDRPGVSRGRPPMDWHQVRRLALTTIRRAAGHDR; encoded by the coding sequence ATGTCAGACAGCCGTTCCGTGCTCGCTCCACGCTGGGCCGCACGCGTGGCTGTGATCGCGGCCATCGGGGCGATCACCGTGCTGCTGCTGTTCGCCGGGTTCGACAGCCTGCTGCTCGTCCTCGTGGGAGCCGCCGGGCTGGCGGTGACGGCGGCGGGCCTGTGGTGGGCACTCGTCCACACCGGTCCGGTCAGGGTGCTGGGCGGGGCCCTGGCCCTCGCCGCCCCCGCCGCCGTCGTCGTGCTCTACGTGCGGGCCGGGCTGCTGTGGGTGGTGCTCGTCTCGCTCGCGCTGTGGGTCCTGGCCGTCTTCTGCGGCCGGGTCGCACTGGCAGGCACCGAGGCCGCCCCGGCGCGGTCCCCGCAACGCCCGCTGGCGCCGCCGCGGCACCCCTACCTGATCATGAACCCGCGCTCGGGCGGTGGCAAGGTCGGCCGGTTCCGCCTGCGGGAGAAGGCCGAGGCGCTCGGCGCCGAGGTCTACGTCCTGGACGTGACGCGCCGACAGGACGTGGCCGCGCTCGCCCGCCGGGCCGCCGACGCGGGCGCGGACCTGCTCGGCGTCGCGGGAGGCGACGGCACACAGGCCCTGGTCGCGGCCGTGGCGGCGGAGCGCGACCTGCCGTTCATGGTGATCTCCGCCGGCACCCGCAACCACTTCGCCCTGGATCTCGGGCTGGACAGGGACGACCCGTCGAAGTGCCTCGACGCTCTCACGGACGGCGTCGAACTCCGCATCGACCTGGGCTTCATCAACGACCGGGTGTTCGTCAACAACGCCTCGTTCGGCGCCTACGCGGCCGTCGTGCAGAGCCCCGCCTACCGCGACGACAAGGTCCGCACCACCCTGCAGATGCTGCCCGATCTGCTGACGCACGAGAACGGCCCGCGCCTCGCCGTGCGCGCCGAGGGCGTGACCGTCGAGCAGCCGCAGGCGGTCCTGGTCAGCAACAACCCGTACCGGATGGACGACCCGGCGGGGCTGGGCCACCGGGAACGGCTGGACTCCGGCGTCCTCGGGGTGCTGGGCGTCAAGGTCGACAACGCGGCGCAGGCGGCTGGGATGCTCCGCGGGCGCCGGGCGCCCGGGCTCGCGCAACTGACCGCTCGGGAGGTCGTCGTCGATGCCGATGCCGACACGGTCCCGGTCGGAGTGGACGGCGAGGCGCTCAACCTGCTGACCCCGGTCCGGTGCCGGATCCGCCCGCGCGCCCTGCGCGTGCGGGTCCCCCGCGACCGCCCCGGCGTGTCGCGCGGCAGACCTCCGATGGACTGGCACCAGGTGCGGCGGCTGGCCCTGACGACGATCCGGAGGGCCGCGGGACATGACAGGTGA
- a CDS encoding potassium channel family protein: MARSIGMATGLIVAYYLLPMDGPFDDGTIAGLVLGLLALTALFLWQIRAIARSPHPPLRAVESLAALVTLFALLFATSYFLLERATPGSFTEPLTRTDALYLTLTVISTVGFGDITAHTETARVMTMIQMVGGLLLVGVAARVVVKAVETGQRRQDPKTK, translated from the coding sequence GTGGCCCGGTCGATCGGCATGGCGACCGGACTGATCGTCGCCTACTACCTGCTGCCCATGGACGGGCCGTTCGACGACGGCACGATAGCCGGGCTCGTCCTCGGTCTGCTCGCCCTGACGGCCCTGTTCCTCTGGCAGATCCGCGCGATCGCCCGTTCCCCGCATCCCCCGCTGCGGGCCGTGGAGTCGCTCGCCGCCCTCGTCACACTGTTCGCGCTGCTCTTCGCCACCTCGTACTTCCTGCTGGAGCGGGCCACACCCGGCAGCTTCACCGAGCCCCTCACCCGTACCGACGCGCTGTACCTCACGCTCACCGTGATCAGCACCGTCGGCTTCGGCGACATCACCGCCCACACCGAAACGGCCCGCGTCATGACGATGATCCAGATGGTCGGCGGGCTCCTGCTCGTCGGGGTCGCGGCCCGGGTGGTCGTCAAGGCCGTCGAGACCGGCCAGCGGCGGCAGGACCCGAAGACCAAGTGA
- a CDS encoding ATP-binding cassette domain-containing protein translates to MTAPPTSAATALSARDVHKAYGKHVVLAGVDLTIRSGETVGVVGENGAGKSTLLRILCGDLRPDKGSVTIDGTLSHCPQHPVLNNALTPLQHLSLFQEAFGLRNLDHAHELIDRLAFADHLYVPVKVLSGGTRQKLNLVLALMHDPDVVLLDEPYQGFDWQTYLAFWDLAAARRAAGRTTVVISHLAYDIDRLDTVIQLTRKVAVMTKGSSR, encoded by the coding sequence ATGACCGCTCCACCCACCTCCGCCGCGACCGCCCTCAGCGCGCGGGACGTTCACAAGGCATACGGCAAACACGTCGTACTGGCAGGCGTCGACCTCACCATCCGTTCCGGAGAGACGGTCGGCGTCGTCGGGGAGAACGGCGCCGGCAAAAGCACCCTCCTGCGCATCCTGTGCGGAGACCTGAGGCCGGACAAGGGCAGCGTCACGATCGACGGCACCCTCAGCCACTGCCCCCAACACCCCGTTCTCAACAACGCCCTTACGCCGCTGCAGCACCTGAGCCTGTTCCAGGAAGCCTTCGGCCTGCGGAACCTGGACCACGCCCACGAGCTGATCGACCGGCTCGCCTTCGCCGATCACCTGTACGTCCCCGTCAAAGTCCTCAGCGGCGGAACACGGCAGAAGCTCAACCTCGTCCTCGCCCTCATGCACGATCCCGACGTGGTACTGCTCGACGAGCCCTACCAGGGTTTCGACTGGCAGACGTACCTGGCCTTCTGGGACCTCGCCGCCGCCCGTCGCGCGGCCGGGCGCACCACCGTCGTCATCTCCCACCTCGCGTACGACATCGACCGCCTGGACACCGTCATCCAACTCACCCGCAAAGTGGCCGTCATGACCAAGGGATCCAGCCGGTGA
- a CDS encoding sodium:proton antiporter — protein sequence MSGGAWTGVAVAGVTAAYALVSRRLSSTPLSSAIVFVGAGILIGPAALDIIDLEHDTAPIIALLEAALTLVLFTDAMTIRRRDLAAGGFLPGRLLGIGLPLSIGAGWLLAWPLLPGLTVWELALVGAILAPTDAALGKTAISDPRVPALVRHGLNVESGLNDGMVLPFFVLFLAAVPGTHYAEEGAQGVFWRALVLSTALGLLVGGLGGRLLQWSRARGWVTREWRQVHVLAVAVASYELGVVTDGSGFIAAWVAGFAFGFALRRHRTGGEKESPDRTAEFAENLGGLLASISLLVFGAVLLGPALEHLSWRIVLYALLSLTVVRMVPVVLSLVGSGLRVPTVAYIGWFGPRGLASVVLALLVAEESAHVPGVELVGRVVAVTVGLSVLLHGVSAVALAERYGRWYEKAAAATRGLREETPVPESPGRHRLGLLDRPER from the coding sequence ATGAGCGGTGGTGCCTGGACCGGTGTGGCGGTGGCGGGGGTCACTGCCGCCTACGCACTGGTTTCGCGTCGGCTGTCCTCGACGCCGCTGTCGTCGGCGATCGTGTTCGTCGGCGCCGGGATCCTCATCGGGCCGGCCGCGCTGGACATCATCGACCTGGAGCACGACACCGCGCCGATCATCGCGCTTCTCGAAGCCGCGCTGACCCTCGTGCTGTTCACCGATGCCATGACGATCCGCAGACGTGACCTCGCGGCCGGGGGCTTCCTCCCGGGCCGTCTGCTGGGCATCGGACTGCCGCTGAGCATCGGGGCGGGCTGGCTGCTCGCCTGGCCTCTGCTGCCGGGACTGACGGTGTGGGAACTCGCGCTCGTCGGCGCGATCCTCGCACCCACCGACGCAGCCCTCGGCAAGACCGCCATCTCCGATCCCCGGGTCCCGGCGCTCGTACGGCATGGGCTGAACGTGGAAAGCGGCCTGAACGACGGCATGGTGCTGCCGTTCTTCGTCCTGTTCCTGGCCGCCGTCCCGGGCACGCACTATGCGGAAGAGGGTGCGCAGGGTGTCTTCTGGCGCGCGCTGGTGCTGAGCACCGCCCTGGGTCTTCTGGTCGGTGGGCTGGGCGGTCGGCTGCTGCAGTGGTCCCGGGCCAGGGGATGGGTCACGCGGGAGTGGCGGCAGGTTCATGTGCTGGCCGTCGCGGTGGCGTCGTACGAACTCGGCGTCGTGACGGACGGCAGCGGTTTCATTGCCGCCTGGGTCGCCGGATTCGCCTTCGGGTTCGCGCTGCGCCGCCACCGGACCGGGGGCGAGAAGGAAAGCCCGGACCGCACAGCCGAGTTCGCCGAGAACCTCGGAGGACTCCTGGCGTCGATCAGCCTTCTGGTCTTCGGGGCGGTGCTGCTCGGCCCGGCGCTGGAGCACCTGAGCTGGCGGATCGTCCTGTACGCGCTGCTCAGTCTCACTGTCGTCAGGATGGTGCCGGTGGTCCTCTCCCTCGTCGGGAGTGGGCTGCGGGTGCCGACGGTGGCGTACATCGGGTGGTTCGGGCCGCGCGGTCTCGCGTCCGTCGTGCTGGCACTGCTCGTGGCGGAGGAATCCGCACACGTTCCCGGGGTGGAACTGGTGGGCAGAGTGGTCGCGGTCACCGTCGGCCTCAGTGTCCTCCTGCACGGCGTTTCGGCCGTTGCCCTCGCCGAGCGGTACGGCCGCTGGTACGAGAAGGCCGCGGCCGCCACCCGTGGTCTGCGTGAGGAGACACCCGTACCCGAGTCCCCGGGGCGCCACAGGCTGGGCCTCCTGGACCGGCCCGAGAGGTGA
- a CDS encoding FMN-binding protein — translation MHTLRKNRPLRRIVLAGAATVSGMVLLLSLKPHTTPTAAGVATAPAPSSSSSGTSGSSGSATGTRTLTGDSVQTRYGPVQVRVTLKNGKLTDVTAIIYPQENPRDQQINAYAIPQLTREALTTQSADIDTVSGATYTSEGYRQSLQSALDSASG, via the coding sequence TTGCACACGCTGAGGAAGAACCGACCGCTGCGCCGCATCGTGCTGGCGGGTGCCGCGACCGTCTCCGGGATGGTGCTGCTGCTGTCGCTCAAGCCACACACGACGCCGACTGCCGCCGGGGTGGCCACGGCTCCCGCACCGTCCAGCAGTTCGAGCGGAACAAGCGGATCGAGCGGATCGGCCACGGGCACCCGGACCCTCACCGGGGACTCGGTCCAGACCCGCTACGGCCCCGTCCAGGTCCGCGTCACCCTGAAGAACGGGAAACTCACCGACGTCACCGCGATCATCTATCCCCAGGAGAACCCGAGGGACCAGCAGATCAACGCCTACGCCATCCCGCAGCTGACCAGAGAGGCGCTCACCACCCAGAGCGCCGACATCGACACCGTCTCCGGAGCCACGTACACCAGCGAGGGCTACCGCCAGTCGCTCCAGTCGGCGCTGGACTCCGCGAGCGGCTGA
- a CDS encoding cytochrome P450, which produces MSRTRSDFRFADAPGALPGLGHTLRVWRTPLSFLSSLPSQGDLVRVRLGRLPVYVVCHPELADQVLRDSHTYPKGGPGYAQIRTLLGDGIVTCPNAKHKRTRRILQPPFQRTRVADYIPTMVETADAVTGAWRSGVPRDVMREMTAVAAMIGVRTMFAAEITEHHRDETHACIEEIIGGIHHEVLTSALGVRWLFPHRTRRFHRALTSFEQIIDEVIFAYRRSGGEHADILSMLMAARDDVGEPMSDREVRDNVINMFTAATAAGRASAMVWALHLLDRHPDIARRVQHEIDSVLGGDPPDDAALRRLELTRHVVLETLRLYPHGWLVFRTVATPVELAGQILPSGTSLLVSPYQLHRQPRLFPDPERFDPDRWATEAPGLREAYIPFGNGSRKCLGEAFALTEIVVVLARVLQSWTLHEQAASSRPLVPRVNALLQAPPLVMTPQLRGSRS; this is translated from the coding sequence ATGAGCAGGACACGATCCGACTTCCGATTCGCGGACGCACCGGGCGCGTTGCCGGGACTGGGGCACACACTCCGGGTCTGGAGAACGCCGTTGTCCTTCCTCTCCTCGCTGCCGAGCCAGGGGGATCTCGTACGCGTCCGACTCGGGCGGCTGCCTGTCTATGTGGTCTGCCATCCGGAGCTGGCCGACCAGGTACTGCGGGACTCCCACACATACCCCAAAGGGGGGCCGGGCTACGCCCAGATTCGCACGCTCCTCGGCGACGGCATCGTCACGTGCCCGAACGCCAAGCACAAGCGGACACGGCGGATCCTCCAGCCACCGTTCCAGCGCACACGCGTCGCCGATTACATCCCCACCATGGTCGAGACGGCCGACGCGGTGACCGGGGCCTGGCGATCCGGCGTTCCGCGCGACGTGATGCGCGAGATGACAGCCGTGGCCGCGATGATCGGCGTACGCACGATGTTCGCCGCGGAGATCACGGAGCACCACCGCGACGAGACCCATGCCTGCATCGAGGAGATCATCGGCGGGATCCACCACGAGGTGCTCACCTCCGCGCTCGGAGTGCGGTGGCTGTTCCCCCACCGCACCCGCCGCTTCCATCGGGCGCTGACCAGTTTCGAGCAGATCATCGACGAAGTGATCTTCGCCTACCGCCGCTCCGGCGGGGAGCACGCGGACATCCTCTCCATGCTCATGGCGGCACGTGACGACGTCGGGGAGCCGATGAGTGACCGCGAGGTGCGCGACAACGTCATCAACATGTTCACCGCGGCGACAGCAGCGGGCCGTGCCAGCGCCATGGTGTGGGCCCTTCACCTGCTCGACCGCCACCCGGACATCGCCCGTCGTGTCCAGCACGAGATCGACTCCGTCCTGGGAGGCGATCCACCGGACGATGCGGCGCTGCGACGCCTGGAACTCACCCGGCACGTCGTCCTGGAGACACTGCGGCTGTATCCGCACGGCTGGCTCGTCTTCCGCACCGTCGCCACACCCGTCGAACTGGCCGGGCAGATCCTGCCATCCGGTACCAGCCTGCTCGTCAGCCCGTACCAGCTGCACCGCCAACCGCGTCTCTTCCCCGACCCCGAGCGGTTCGACCCCGACCGGTGGGCAACCGAAGCCCCCGGCCTCCGCGAGGCGTACATCCCGTTCGGCAACGGCTCCCGCAAGTGCCTCGGAGAAGCTTTCGCGCTCACCGAGATCGTCGTCGTCCTCGCCCGGGTTCTCCAGAGCTGGACCCTGCACGAGCAAGCCGCCTCCTCGCGCCCCCTGGTCCCCCGCGTCAACGCGCTGCTGCAGGCCCCACCTCTGGTGATGACGCCTCAGCTGCGGGGCTCCCGGTCATGA
- a CDS encoding cation acetate symporter — protein MSSDTRAVLLVVFLGFLVVTLLFCLLVGPEGDEADAFYKGGRSGLFGSVLALAGVCLPAGTVLGTTGTISLFGYDGMFIALSTLLSLALLLVLAGPLRRHGRFTVGDVFARHDWGRGPRIAAGAATLAVCLPLLTFELATIGLSAGLLLGLTGSGAQAVATAMIGILIVSATVFGGMRCATALQIIKGVVLFAACAVVVVLVLREFHFHPGGLLRAAESQSGRPDAFLSQGLSREAGVSPALGVVDFVGLQLTIVLGIAAMPHVVMRVNTLPDVASATVAVRRVMHIVAAFVVLAVVMGLGAAAFVGSAQITAADPGGASALPLLSAGLAGGTSTAGGATVFILVACALFVTVLASTAGVTLAAAAAVAHDVFRRTQRADRAQGGSEIGTARWAVAGVGLLGIALAVTVQQWNINLLTTLSLAIAASSLLPALVYSLFWSAYTRRGLLWTLYGGTGTTVVLHVFSPVFSGAPSALFPEWHLNWFPLQSVALVSVPVGFLLGCLVSALGGQGTRGGPVNRDRPSSSSSSSSSSSSSSSSSSSSSFSATH, from the coding sequence ATGTCGAGCGACACCCGGGCGGTTCTGCTCGTGGTGTTCCTCGGCTTCCTGGTGGTGACTCTGCTCTTCTGCCTGCTCGTCGGGCCGGAAGGGGACGAGGCCGACGCGTTCTACAAGGGTGGCCGAAGCGGCCTCTTCGGCAGTGTTCTGGCACTGGCCGGGGTGTGCCTTCCGGCGGGCACGGTCCTGGGGACGACCGGGACGATCAGTCTGTTCGGTTACGACGGAATGTTCATCGCCCTCAGCACACTGCTCTCCCTGGCCCTGCTTCTCGTCCTTGCGGGGCCACTGCGGCGCCATGGCCGGTTCACGGTCGGTGACGTCTTCGCGCGACACGACTGGGGACGGGGCCCACGCATCGCCGCGGGAGCGGCCACCCTTGCGGTGTGCCTGCCCTTGCTGACGTTCGAACTCGCCACCATCGGTCTCAGCGCCGGACTGCTGCTCGGACTCACCGGGAGTGGTGCCCAGGCCGTCGCCACGGCGATGATCGGCATCCTGATCGTGTCGGCCACCGTGTTCGGCGGCATGCGCTGTGCCACCGCGCTGCAGATCATCAAGGGCGTCGTGTTGTTCGCCGCCTGTGCGGTCGTCGTGGTCCTGGTGCTGCGGGAGTTCCACTTCCACCCGGGTGGCCTGCTCCGGGCCGCCGAGAGCCAGAGCGGTCGGCCGGACGCGTTCCTGAGTCAGGGGCTGAGCAGGGAGGCGGGGGTTTCGCCGGCACTCGGGGTGGTCGACTTCGTCGGCCTTCAACTGACGATCGTCCTCGGCATAGCGGCCATGCCCCATGTGGTCATGCGGGTCAACACCCTGCCCGACGTGGCCTCGGCAACGGTGGCCGTCCGGCGCGTGATGCACATCGTGGCGGCGTTCGTGGTCCTGGCCGTCGTGATGGGGCTGGGGGCGGCGGCCTTCGTCGGCAGCGCACAGATCACGGCAGCCGATCCCGGCGGAGCCAGCGCGTTGCCGTTGCTCTCCGCCGGGCTGGCGGGTGGGACATCGACGGCCGGCGGGGCCACGGTGTTCATCCTCGTGGCGTGCGCTCTGTTCGTCACCGTGCTGGCCTCGACGGCCGGCGTCACCCTGGCAGCCGCCGCTGCGGTCGCCCATGACGTCTTCCGGCGGACGCAGCGTGCGGACCGGGCCCAAGGAGGATCGGAGATCGGCACGGCCCGGTGGGCGGTGGCGGGCGTGGGCCTCCTCGGCATCGCTCTGGCGGTGACCGTGCAGCAGTGGAACATCAACTTGTTGACCACGCTTTCGCTGGCCATCGCGGCCTCCAGCCTCCTGCCGGCGCTGGTGTACTCGCTGTTCTGGAGTGCGTACACCCGCCGCGGTCTGCTGTGGACGCTGTACGGCGGCACGGGGACCACCGTTGTCCTGCACGTGTTCTCGCCGGTCTTCAGCGGCGCCCCGTCGGCGCTGTTTCCCGAGTGGCATCTGAACTGGTTTCCGTTGCAGAGCGTGGCCCTGGTCTCGGTGCCGGTCGGCTTTCTGCTCGGCTGTCTCGTCAGCGCGCTCGGTGGCCAGGGCACCCGCGGCGGGCCGGTGAACCGTGACCGGCCGTCCTCCTCTTCCTCTTCCTCTTCCTCCTCTTCCTCTTCCTCCTCTTCTTCTTCCTCCTCCTCGTTCTCTGCCACTCACTGA